A region from the Spirochaeta thermophila DSM 6192 genome encodes:
- the hydE gene encoding [FeFe] hydrogenase H-cluster radical SAM maturase HydE, which translates to MRMVEEGSGLAVAIPPHATEAEARKAVEEWWRMPLPLLVKEADRVCRRVHGDGVYLRGLLEFSNYCRKDCLYCGIRRSNRKVRRYRLDEEVILAVVREAFARGFRTFVLQSGEDPAWPAERLARLVERVKQETRGEAAVTLSCGLMSREDYRLLREAGADRYLMRFETADPVLHRRLRGMDLDRRLEGLHHLRDLDYEVGSGFMVGLPGETEETMWENLLLCRRLDLDMVGIGPFIPHPETPLAHAPQVPLERTIRAVAILRLLLPGANLPGTTAAGTLEPDGREKMLAAGGNVLMPNITPVAHKKDYLLYPGKICLDEDGFHCVGCLTMRVATVGKRIEWERGASRQYLWRHHGRRAEVHRA; encoded by the coding sequence ATGAGGATGGTGGAGGAAGGGAGCGGGCTGGCCGTCGCAATCCCCCCCCATGCGACCGAGGCCGAGGCGCGAAAGGCGGTGGAGGAGTGGTGGCGGATGCCCCTTCCCCTGCTGGTGAAGGAGGCCGACCGCGTGTGCCGTCGCGTCCACGGCGACGGGGTGTACCTGCGGGGCCTCCTCGAGTTCTCGAACTACTGCAGGAAGGATTGCCTCTACTGTGGCATCCGCAGGAGCAACCGGAAGGTCCGCCGCTACCGCCTCGACGAGGAGGTGATCCTCGCCGTAGTGCGGGAGGCCTTTGCCCGGGGGTTTCGCACGTTTGTCCTCCAAAGCGGCGAGGATCCTGCCTGGCCCGCCGAACGCCTCGCCCGCCTGGTGGAGAGGGTGAAGCAGGAGACCCGGGGCGAGGCGGCGGTGACCCTGAGCTGCGGGCTCATGAGCCGTGAGGACTACCGCCTGCTCCGCGAGGCCGGGGCCGACCGCTACCTCATGCGGTTTGAGACCGCAGACCCGGTCCTCCACCGCAGGCTGCGCGGGATGGACCTGGATCGGAGGCTCGAGGGGCTGCACCACCTGCGCGACCTGGACTACGAGGTGGGCTCAGGGTTCATGGTGGGGCTTCCTGGCGAGACCGAGGAGACCATGTGGGAGAATCTCCTCCTCTGCCGGCGCCTCGATCTCGACATGGTGGGGATAGGCCCCTTCATCCCCCACCCGGAGACCCCCCTTGCCCATGCCCCCCAGGTCCCGCTCGAGCGGACCATCCGGGCGGTCGCCATCCTTAGGCTCCTCCTCCCCGGCGCCAACCTCCCCGGCACCACCGCGGCCGGCACCCTCGAGCCGGACGGGAGGGAAAAGATGCTCGCCGCGGGCGGGAACGTCCTCATGCCCAACATCACCCCGGTCGCACACAAGAAGGACTACCTACTCTATCCCGGAAAGATCTGTCTCGATGAGGACGGATTCCACTGCGTGGGCTGCCTCACCATGCGCGTGGCCACGGTGGGCAAGCGGATCGAGTGGGAGCGAGGGGCCTCACGCCAGTACCTCTGGAGGCACCATGGAAGACGTGCGGAAGTACATAGGGCCTGA
- a CDS encoding TM1266 family iron-only hydrogenase system putative regulator gives MERRLGVVSLLIHDRSHIQRVNTLLSEYAPLILGRMGLPLREKGVHVIALIVEGTTDDLGALTGKLGRIPGLKVKSHLTDFRE, from the coding sequence ATGGAGAGGCGTCTCGGTGTGGTCTCCCTGCTCATCCACGATCGTTCCCACATCCAGCGGGTGAACACCCTGCTCTCGGAGTACGCGCCCCTCATCCTGGGGAGAATGGGACTTCCCCTCCGCGAGAAGGGGGTGCACGTCATCGCCCTCATCGTGGAGGGGACGACGGATGACCTGGGGGCGCTCACCGGAAAGCTCGGGAGGATACCCGGCCTCAAGGTGAAGTCCCACCTCACAGACTTCCGGGAGTGA
- a CDS encoding cyclophilin-like fold protein yields MKVRLVIDEEVFEAELFDTPLGKAIAALLPVEGRGAFWGSEIYFPIALRRSLERPQELVQPGDLAYWPGGPSFCIFWGPTPISGPGEIRPASEVEVFGRITSDLAGFDRVKWPVVRVERVE; encoded by the coding sequence ATGAAGGTGCGACTCGTGATAGACGAGGAGGTGTTCGAGGCTGAGCTCTTCGATACCCCTCTGGGAAAGGCGATCGCTGCGCTCCTCCCCGTCGAGGGGAGGGGGGCCTTCTGGGGGAGCGAGATCTACTTCCCCATCGCCCTGAGGAGGTCGCTGGAACGGCCGCAGGAGCTCGTGCAGCCCGGGGATCTCGCCTACTGGCCCGGCGGTCCCTCGTTCTGCATCTTCTGGGGGCCCACCCCCATAAGCGGACCCGGCGAGATACGTCCTGCGAGCGAGGTGGAGGTCTTCGGGAGGATCACCTCTGACCTGGCTGGCTTCGACCGCGTGAAGTGGCCGGTGGTGCGCGTGGAGCGAGTGGAGTGA
- a CDS encoding GH36-type glycosyl hydrolase domain-containing protein, translated as MKFGHFDDVRKEYVITSPQTPYPWINYLGQEAFFSLVSNFAGGYSFYRDARFRRITRYRYNNIPTDEGSRFFYVKDGATIWSPAWKPARTPLDRYECRHGMGYTIITGEKDGVEVRIRFFVPRGVHAELQDVVITNKGHRPKDLTFYAGLEWCLWNALDDFTNFQRNFSTGEVEIADSVIYHKTEYRERRNHYAFYASTTPHSGFDSDRETFFGLYNGFQDPGAVLEGTTYQSVADGWAPIAVHRFDLHLEPGESRSLTLILGYVENPDEEKWEAPGIINKKPARAVIDRFSSPDEVERAFTDLEAYWDDLLGRFVLTHKEEKLMRQVNIWNQYQCIVTYHMARSASYFESGIGRGIGFRDTNQDILGSMHQIPELAKQRILDVAATQMEDGGCYHQYQPLTKRGNNDIGGDFNDDPLWLILSTAAYIKETGDWSILDEQVPFDHDPAKAAPLLEHLRRSFYHVVNNLGPHGLPLIGRADWNDCLNLNCFSTNPDESFQTADNKKGRTAESVFIAGLFVFAGRDYVEICRRKGLEEEAREAERHIDEMIEAVEEHGWDGEWYLRAYDYYGRKVGSKECEEGKIFIEPQGMCGMAEIGKDKGYPLKALDAVKKHLDTPYGIVLQQPAYSGYYIELGEISSYPPGYKENAGIFCHNNPWVMIAEARAGRGSRAWEYYRKIAPAYLEDISEIHRTEPYVYAQMIAGKDARRHGEAKNSWLTGTAAWNFVAISQWILGIRPEFDGLVIDPCIPAEWDGYTVKRIYRGATYEITVENPSHVEKGVARLFIDGREVPVNEHRGPTETGVILPLAPEGTTVKVRAVLGS; from the coding sequence ATGAAATTCGGACACTTCGACGACGTACGGAAGGAGTACGTCATCACCTCTCCCCAGACCCCCTATCCCTGGATCAACTACCTCGGCCAGGAGGCCTTCTTTTCCCTTGTCTCCAACTTTGCAGGCGGCTACTCGTTCTACCGAGACGCCCGTTTCCGGAGGATCACCCGCTACCGGTACAACAACATCCCCACCGACGAGGGATCCCGCTTCTTCTACGTGAAGGACGGAGCGACCATCTGGTCGCCCGCATGGAAACCGGCCCGCACCCCCCTCGATCGGTACGAGTGCCGTCACGGCATGGGCTACACCATCATCACCGGCGAGAAGGACGGGGTAGAGGTCCGCATCAGGTTCTTCGTGCCCCGAGGCGTGCACGCAGAGCTCCAGGATGTGGTCATCACCAACAAAGGACACCGGCCCAAAGACCTCACCTTCTACGCGGGCCTCGAGTGGTGCCTCTGGAACGCCCTCGACGACTTCACCAACTTCCAGCGCAACTTCTCCACCGGCGAGGTCGAGATCGCCGACTCGGTCATCTACCACAAGACCGAGTACCGCGAGCGGCGCAACCACTACGCCTTCTACGCGAGCACCACACCCCACAGCGGCTTCGACTCCGACAGGGAGACCTTCTTCGGCCTCTACAACGGGTTTCAGGACCCCGGGGCCGTGCTCGAAGGAACCACCTACCAGTCCGTCGCCGACGGGTGGGCACCCATCGCAGTACACCGCTTCGACCTCCATCTCGAGCCGGGCGAATCGCGGTCCCTCACCCTCATCCTCGGCTACGTCGAGAACCCCGACGAAGAGAAGTGGGAGGCGCCCGGCATCATCAACAAGAAACCCGCCCGCGCCGTCATCGACCGCTTCTCCAGCCCCGATGAGGTGGAACGGGCCTTCACCGACCTCGAGGCCTACTGGGACGACCTCCTCGGTCGGTTCGTCCTCACCCACAAAGAAGAGAAGCTCATGCGCCAAGTGAACATCTGGAACCAGTACCAGTGCATCGTCACCTACCACATGGCCCGGAGCGCCTCGTACTTCGAATCCGGCATCGGCCGCGGCATCGGCTTCAGGGATACCAACCAGGACATCCTCGGCTCCATGCACCAGATACCTGAGCTCGCCAAGCAGCGCATTCTCGACGTGGCCGCCACCCAGATGGAGGACGGCGGGTGCTACCACCAGTACCAGCCCCTCACCAAGCGCGGGAACAACGACATAGGCGGCGACTTCAACGACGACCCCCTGTGGCTCATCCTCTCCACCGCAGCCTACATCAAGGAGACGGGAGACTGGAGCATCCTCGACGAGCAGGTCCCCTTCGACCACGACCCCGCCAAGGCCGCCCCGCTCCTCGAACACCTCCGTCGCTCCTTCTACCACGTGGTGAACAACCTGGGCCCCCACGGCCTTCCCCTCATCGGCCGCGCCGACTGGAACGACTGCCTCAACCTCAACTGCTTCTCCACCAACCCGGACGAGTCCTTCCAGACCGCCGACAACAAGAAGGGCCGGACCGCCGAATCGGTCTTCATCGCAGGCCTGTTCGTGTTTGCAGGGAGGGACTACGTGGAGATCTGTCGGAGGAAGGGGCTCGAGGAGGAGGCACGGGAGGCCGAACGCCATATCGATGAGATGATCGAGGCCGTGGAGGAGCACGGGTGGGACGGCGAGTGGTACCTCAGGGCCTACGACTACTACGGCCGAAAGGTAGGGAGCAAGGAGTGCGAGGAGGGCAAGATCTTCATCGAGCCCCAGGGCATGTGCGGTATGGCGGAGATCGGCAAGGACAAGGGCTATCCCCTCAAGGCCCTCGATGCGGTGAAGAAGCACCTCGACACTCCGTACGGCATCGTCCTCCAACAGCCGGCCTACAGCGGGTACTACATCGAACTCGGTGAGATCTCCAGCTATCCCCCCGGCTACAAGGAGAACGCGGGCATCTTCTGCCACAACAACCCATGGGTGATGATCGCCGAGGCGCGCGCGGGCCGCGGCTCACGGGCATGGGAGTACTACCGGAAGATCGCACCCGCCTACCTGGAGGACATAAGCGAGATCCACCGCACCGAGCCCTATGTCTACGCCCAGATGATCGCAGGCAAGGACGCCCGTAGACACGGCGAGGCGAAGAACTCCTGGCTCACGGGCACCGCGGCCTGGAACTTCGTGGCCATAAGCCAGTGGATCCTCGGAATACGGCCTGAGTTCGACGGCCTGGTGATCGACCCCTGCATCCCCGCAGAGTGGGACGGCTACACCGTGAAGCGGATCTACCGCGGGGCGACCTACGAGATCACCGTGGAGAACCCCTCACACGTAGAGAAGGGCGTGGCCCGCCTCTTTATCGACGGGAGGGAAGTCCCCGTGAACGAGCACCGAGGTCCCACCGAGACAGGGGTCATCCTTCCCCTCGCGCCGGAGGGTACCACAGTGAAGGTGAGAGCCGTACTCGGCTCATAG
- a CDS encoding ROK family protein: MLGGIEAGGTKWVCAVASSPDCILEEVRFPTTTPEETIGRALSFFREMEARHGRLAALGIGCFGPVDVGEGSPSWGFITTTPKPGWRDTGVAGVFQEELGVPVGFDTDVNAAALGECSYGAAQGLANVVYLTVGTGIGAGVVVDGRPVHGLVHPEAGHVLVRRHPDDTYGGRCPFHGDCLEGMASGPALAERWGMRGEEIPPEHEAWRMEAFYLAQGVMNLVLAVSPERVILGGGVMQQGHLFPLVRSELLRLLAGYVGHPAITEQVEDYLVPPGLGQRAGIVGALVLAARTAP, from the coding sequence ATGCTCGGAGGCATAGAGGCAGGGGGAACCAAATGGGTCTGTGCCGTGGCCTCCTCGCCCGATTGTATCCTCGAGGAGGTCCGGTTCCCCACCACCACCCCGGAGGAGACGATCGGCCGGGCCCTCTCGTTCTTCAGGGAGATGGAGGCCCGGCACGGCCGGCTTGCGGCCCTGGGGATAGGGTGCTTCGGGCCGGTGGACGTGGGAGAGGGGTCTCCCTCCTGGGGGTTCATCACCACCACGCCCAAACCGGGATGGCGGGACACGGGGGTGGCGGGGGTCTTCCAGGAGGAGCTGGGGGTGCCGGTGGGGTTTGACACCGATGTGAACGCGGCCGCCTTGGGCGAGTGCTCCTATGGGGCGGCGCAGGGGCTCGCGAACGTGGTCTACCTCACGGTGGGGACCGGGATCGGGGCAGGGGTGGTGGTGGATGGCAGGCCGGTCCACGGCCTGGTGCATCCCGAGGCGGGGCACGTGCTCGTGCGCCGTCACCCCGATGATACGTACGGAGGCCGGTGCCCGTTCCACGGCGACTGCCTCGAGGGGATGGCCTCCGGCCCTGCCCTCGCCGAGCGGTGGGGGATGAGGGGGGAGGAGATCCCGCCCGAGCATGAGGCCTGGAGGATGGAGGCCTTCTACCTCGCACAGGGGGTGATGAACCTGGTCCTTGCGGTCTCTCCCGAGCGGGTCATCCTCGGGGGAGGGGTGATGCAGCAGGGGCATCTCTTCCCCCTGGTGCGCTCCGAGCTCCTCCGGCTCCTGGCCGGGTACGTGGGGCATCCTGCGATCACCGAGCAGGTGGAGGACTACCTGGTGCCGCCCGGCCTGGGGCAGCGGGCGGGGATCGTGGGGGCGCTGGTCCTCGCGGCGCGGACGGCGCCGTAG
- a CDS encoding secondary thiamine-phosphate synthase enzyme YjbQ: protein MRGLQSVIRLSTHRREELVDITREVEEVVARSGVRSGLCNVYVQGATAGIMIQENWDDSVQEDALDLLRRLIPRGVWRHDRQDGNGDAHLKSGLVGPSETIPVIDGRLGLSTWQNIFLCEFDGPRAERRVVVTVLPLETPHAED from the coding sequence ATGAGAGGACTGCAGTCGGTGATCCGGCTTTCCACCCACAGGCGGGAGGAGCTGGTGGATATTACGAGGGAGGTGGAGGAGGTGGTGGCCCGGAGTGGGGTGCGCAGCGGATTGTGCAACGTCTACGTGCAGGGCGCCACGGCGGGGATCATGATCCAGGAAAACTGGGATGATTCGGTACAGGAGGATGCCCTCGACCTGCTTCGAAGGCTCATCCCCCGAGGGGTGTGGCGCCACGACAGGCAGGATGGGAACGGCGATGCCCACCTCAAGTCGGGGCTCGTGGGACCGTCTGAGACCATTCCGGTCATCGACGGCCGGCTCGGGCTTTCCACCTGGCAGAACATCTTCCTCTGCGAGTTCGACGGGCCTCGGGCCGAGCGTCGGGTGGTCGTGACCGTGCTTCCGTTGGAGACTCCCCATGCCGAGGACTGA
- a CDS encoding histone deacetylase, translating to MPRTEALIFRPALEVSFEEFGILIPIADDRTSRVLASLREAGVDTSRLVQVVEEPLITREDLLRVHEPSYVEDLFSSGLERRLLEAYELVDERGGYVRYAPERASRPLSELLTRVLLGATCTYLACLRALRAGHAFSCAGGYHHAHAGFGHGFCVINDVVIALRRLMAEGRIRRAWVVDVDVHKGDGTAALTKDDPSIATLSIHMAAGWPLSLPSTLPDGRPHPSHIPSTVEIPVARGEEARYHELLGEGLTRLEEHLPHPDLAVVVWGADPYEKDELPSAAELSLSLEALFERDLLLWEFMRAREVPAAFLMAGGYGPHAWEPFARFLRWVFQGEGNVNC from the coding sequence ATGCCGAGGACTGAGGCCCTCATCTTCCGCCCCGCGCTCGAGGTCTCGTTCGAGGAGTTCGGTATCCTCATCCCCATTGCGGACGACAGGACGAGCCGTGTCCTCGCCTCCCTCCGGGAGGCAGGGGTGGATACCTCGCGGCTCGTGCAGGTGGTGGAGGAACCCCTCATCACCAGAGAGGATCTGCTCAGGGTCCACGAGCCCTCCTATGTGGAGGACCTCTTCTCTTCCGGACTCGAGCGGCGGCTCCTCGAGGCCTATGAGCTCGTGGACGAGAGGGGCGGGTACGTGCGCTACGCCCCCGAACGCGCGAGCCGTCCCCTCTCGGAGCTCCTCACCCGGGTGCTCCTGGGCGCCACCTGCACCTACCTCGCCTGTCTCCGGGCCCTCCGGGCAGGCCATGCCTTCTCCTGTGCGGGCGGCTACCACCATGCCCACGCGGGCTTTGGCCACGGCTTCTGCGTGATCAACGACGTGGTGATCGCCCTCCGACGACTGATGGCCGAGGGGCGTATCCGGCGCGCCTGGGTGGTGGACGTGGATGTGCACAAGGGGGACGGAACCGCAGCCCTCACCAAGGATGATCCCTCGATCGCCACCTTGAGCATCCACATGGCGGCCGGCTGGCCCCTCTCGCTTCCCTCGACCCTTCCCGATGGACGACCTCACCCCTCCCACATCCCCAGCACGGTCGAGATCCCGGTAGCGCGGGGCGAGGAAGCCCGCTACCACGAGCTGCTCGGAGAGGGGCTTACCCGCCTCGAGGAGCACCTTCCCCACCCCGACCTCGCGGTGGTGGTCTGGGGCGCCGATCCCTATGAAAAGGACGAGCTCCCCTCCGCGGCCGAGCTCTCGCTCTCGCTCGAGGCCCTCTTCGAGCGGGACCTGCTCCTGTGGGAGTTCATGCGCGCGCGGGAGGTGCCTGCCGCCTTTCTCATGGCCGGCGGCTACGGCCCTCACGCCTGGGAGCCCTTCGCCCGGTTTCTGAGGTGGGTCTTTCAAGGCGAGGGTAACGTCAATTGCTAA
- a CDS encoding M24 family metallopeptidase → MEVRERLARLREVMREEGVSAYVVHDADPHLSEYPPDHWRARSYLSGFEGSAGVLVVTQDRAGLWTDSRYFLEAEAVLEGTGIELFREGSAGVPWWGEWVAREVREGGVVGFDGRVWPKRVVDRLRWVCGDAGVRVRSVDLVGRVWGGRPGLPAGPVWVVPEARAGMGRGEKLARVREEMEREGVDWVVLVGLDEVGWVCNIRGGDVAYNPVALGYAVVGREEAWVFLREGAVGEGVREVLKRDGWGVRGYEEVEEAVRGLWRRVWLDPERVPAAVWDWVQGEVVEGVSPVVRMKVRKGRAEREGFEGAMVRDGRALVRFVRWLEGEWERGRVYTERELAARLGEERRREEGFICESFAPIVGFGPNGAVVHYNPARMAPARVEGEGLLLVDSGAHYRWGSTDITRVFCKGTPTEAQCRDYTLVLKAHIALASLAFPAGLSGLHLDAVARGVLARHGLGYGHGTGHGVGHVLCVHEGPVSFRPDGAPFPLEEGMILSVEPGVYRTGKWGIRLENLVWVEEREQNEFGRFLGFRPLTLFPFERALIVKDLLTHEELAWLEGYHRMVREVLGDALDGEDARWLEDRCRPL, encoded by the coding sequence ATGGAGGTGAGAGAGCGGCTTGCCCGGCTGCGTGAGGTGATGCGCGAGGAGGGGGTCTCGGCGTACGTGGTGCACGATGCGGATCCCCACCTGAGCGAGTACCCGCCCGACCACTGGAGGGCGCGCTCGTATCTCTCGGGGTTCGAGGGGTCGGCGGGGGTGCTGGTGGTGACGCAGGATCGGGCGGGGCTGTGGACCGACAGCCGGTACTTCCTCGAGGCGGAGGCGGTGCTCGAGGGTACGGGGATCGAGTTGTTCCGTGAGGGGTCTGCGGGGGTGCCGTGGTGGGGTGAGTGGGTGGCGCGGGAGGTGCGGGAGGGAGGGGTGGTGGGGTTCGATGGCAGGGTGTGGCCGAAGAGGGTGGTGGACAGGCTGCGGTGGGTGTGCGGGGATGCGGGGGTGAGGGTGAGGAGCGTGGATCTGGTGGGGCGGGTGTGGGGGGGGCGGCCCGGGCTGCCCGCCGGACCGGTATGGGTGGTGCCTGAGGCGAGGGCGGGGATGGGGAGGGGGGAGAAGCTCGCACGGGTCCGTGAGGAGATGGAGCGGGAGGGGGTGGACTGGGTGGTGCTCGTAGGGCTCGACGAGGTGGGCTGGGTGTGCAATATCCGCGGGGGGGATGTGGCGTACAATCCGGTGGCGTTGGGGTATGCGGTGGTGGGGAGGGAGGAGGCGTGGGTGTTTTTGCGGGAGGGTGCGGTGGGGGAGGGGGTGAGGGAGGTGCTGAAGCGGGATGGGTGGGGGGTGAGGGGGTACGAGGAGGTGGAGGAGGCGGTGCGGGGGCTGTGGCGGAGGGTGTGGCTGGATCCGGAGCGGGTGCCGGCGGCAGTGTGGGATTGGGTGCAGGGGGAGGTGGTGGAGGGGGTCTCGCCGGTGGTGCGGATGAAGGTGCGGAAGGGGCGGGCGGAGCGGGAGGGGTTTGAGGGGGCGATGGTGCGGGATGGGAGGGCGCTCGTGCGGTTCGTGCGGTGGCTTGAGGGGGAGTGGGAGCGGGGGAGGGTGTACACGGAGCGGGAGTTGGCGGCGCGGCTCGGGGAGGAGCGGCGGAGGGAGGAGGGGTTCATCTGTGAGAGCTTCGCCCCCATCGTCGGGTTCGGGCCCAACGGGGCGGTGGTGCACTACAACCCTGCGCGGATGGCGCCGGCGCGGGTGGAGGGGGAGGGGCTCCTCCTGGTGGACAGCGGGGCGCACTACCGGTGGGGGTCCACCGACATCACGCGGGTCTTCTGCAAGGGGACCCCTACCGAGGCGCAGTGCCGGGACTACACCCTGGTCCTCAAGGCCCACATCGCCCTCGCCTCCCTCGCCTTTCCTGCAGGGCTGTCCGGCCTTCACCTGGATGCGGTGGCCCGTGGGGTCCTCGCCCGTCACGGGCTCGGGTACGGGCATGGGACGGGACACGGGGTGGGGCATGTGCTCTGCGTCCACGAGGGGCCCGTCTCGTTCAGGCCCGATGGTGCTCCCTTTCCCCTCGAGGAGGGGATGATCCTCTCGGTGGAGCCGGGGGTGTATCGGACGGGGAAGTGGGGGATCAGGTTGGAAAACCTGGTGTGGGTGGAGGAGCGGGAGCAGAACGAGTTCGGGAGGTTCCTGGGGTTCAGGCCGCTCACGCTCTTCCCCTTCGAGCGGGCCCTCATCGTGAAGGACCTGCTCACCCATGAGGAGCTCGCCTGGCTCGAGGGCTACCACCGGATGGTGCGGGAGGTGCTCGGGGATGCGCTGGATGGGGAGGATGCGCGTTGGCTCGAGGATCGGTGTCGGCCCCTGTGA
- the hydG gene encoding [FeFe] hydrogenase H-cluster radical SAM maturase HydG — MNPVRSASLVEKVFIDRDKLYSMLQERPPSRSRLQEILNKALLLEGLSLEEAAELLLVEDHEGIRMMMEASRIVKQEIYGRRLVLFAPLYIANACDNNCVYCGFRKANTRLKRVVLSIPEVEHEVAALLRQGHKRLLMLTGESEESPLDYFIEGLRAAYRVRVGPHNIRRINVEIAPLDVEGFRRLKAEHIGTYTCFQETYDPVLYKKYHPSGPKSDYEWRLLVMDRAMEAGIDDVGIGALFGLADYRFEVLALLEHARHLEEAFGCGPHTVSVPRIEPAEGAPLSYRVPHPVNDEDFKKLVAVIRLSLPYTGIILTTREREELRNELFHYGVSQISAGSRTNPGAYDDHDHPDSGAQFSLGDHRSLEEVISCLIDQGYIPSFCTGCYRKGRVGVDFMDLAKPGLIKAFCLPNALFTFKEYLEDFASEDVRRRGNALIERLVREEVPAHRKDRTWEGLEKVAQGERDVYL, encoded by the coding sequence ATGAACCCAGTACGATCGGCATCCCTGGTGGAAAAGGTGTTCATCGACAGGGACAAGCTCTACTCCATGCTCCAGGAGCGGCCTCCTTCGCGGAGCCGGCTCCAGGAGATCCTCAACAAGGCCTTGCTCCTCGAAGGGCTCTCACTCGAGGAGGCGGCCGAGCTCCTCCTGGTGGAGGACCACGAGGGCATACGGATGATGATGGAGGCCTCCCGGATCGTGAAGCAGGAGATCTACGGCAGGCGGCTCGTGCTCTTTGCCCCGCTCTACATCGCCAATGCCTGCGACAACAACTGCGTCTACTGCGGATTCAGGAAGGCCAACACGCGTCTCAAGCGGGTGGTGCTCTCGATTCCCGAGGTGGAACACGAGGTGGCCGCCCTTCTCAGACAGGGGCACAAGCGCCTCCTCATGCTCACCGGCGAGTCCGAGGAGAGCCCGCTCGACTACTTCATCGAGGGCCTCAGGGCGGCCTACCGGGTGAGGGTGGGCCCGCACAACATCCGTCGGATCAACGTGGAGATCGCCCCCCTCGATGTGGAGGGGTTCAGGCGGCTCAAGGCCGAGCACATCGGGACCTACACCTGTTTCCAGGAGACCTACGATCCCGTGCTCTACAAGAAGTACCACCCCTCGGGTCCCAAGTCCGATTACGAGTGGCGGCTCCTGGTGATGGACAGGGCCATGGAGGCCGGGATCGACGATGTGGGGATTGGGGCACTCTTCGGCCTTGCCGACTACCGCTTCGAGGTGCTCGCCCTCCTCGAGCACGCCCGGCACCTCGAGGAGGCCTTCGGGTGTGGGCCGCACACCGTGAGTGTGCCCAGGATCGAGCCTGCGGAGGGGGCGCCGCTCTCGTATCGTGTGCCGCACCCCGTGAACGACGAGGACTTCAAGAAGCTGGTGGCCGTCATCAGGCTCTCCCTGCCCTACACCGGCATCATTCTCACCACGAGGGAACGGGAGGAACTGCGGAACGAGCTCTTCCACTACGGGGTGAGCCAGATCTCGGCAGGCTCTCGCACCAACCCCGGCGCCTACGACGACCACGACCACCCCGACTCGGGCGCCCAGTTCTCCCTGGGCGATCACCGCTCCCTCGAGGAGGTGATCTCCTGCCTCATCGATCAGGGCTACATCCCTTCCTTCTGCACGGGGTGCTACCGGAAGGGCAGGGTAGGGGTGGACTTCATGGACCTTGCCAAGCCCGGGCTCATCAAGGCCTTCTGTCTCCCGAACGCCCTCTTCACCTTCAAGGAGTACCTGGAGGATTTCGCCTCGGAGGACGTGCGTCGGAGGGGGAATGCGCTCATCGAACGCCTCGTGCGGGAGGAGGTGCCCGCGCACAGGAAGGACCGCACATGGGAAGGGCTCGAGAAGGTGGCGCAGGGTGAGCGCGACGTCTATCTATAA